From a single Rutidosis leptorrhynchoides isolate AG116_Rl617_1_P2 chromosome 5, CSIRO_AGI_Rlap_v1, whole genome shotgun sequence genomic region:
- the LOC139846852 gene encoding rab GTPase-activating protein 22-like isoform X1: MVWIKLGQTTTKLSLVLLVLLFSLSGYGFVDAAVGKNDRGIGAIFWMTGGGSSYGSQSNVGIAIAVTVMAGLAVAATLVYSNRGHLQSPWSRRRRKHALQPKQWKTLFDEDGRLCDGGVKLLKKVRNGGVHPDLRAEVWPFLLGVYDLKSSEEERGNIKTKNRKEYEKLREQCEQTYKQNDPNTPITEKCGTNSNCKEDSIDDGEVVDSYPLYDTAVPTGHDQPCDGGDGSEITVKSQTESSDSDSSEEADDIGGSPTPENVAEETDVRKDNTTSSNKGGCKASNSYRSESFATWQRIIRLDAIRANDEWIVYTPSQAAVCSKKAHTLAESVCLKDYSHLEACRIFHAARLVSILEAYTIYDPEIGYCQGMSDLLSPIISVVEDDSEAFWCFVGFMKKARHNFRLDEVGIRGQLNIVSKIIKGKDTHLYRHLEDLQAEDCFFVYRMVVVLFRRELRFEQTLCLWEVMWADQTAIRAGITKSAWGKMRLRAPPTDDLLLYAIAACVLQRRKLIIEKYSSMDEILRECNSMAGHLDVWKLLDDAHDLVVTLHDKI, translated from the exons ATGGTGTGGATAAAGTTAGGGCAAACAACAACAAAATTATCACTGGTGCTACTGGTGTTACTTTTTTCTTTGAGTGGTTACGGTTTTGTTGACGCTGCCGTTGGAAAGAACGACAGAGGAATTGGTGCCATTTTTTGGATGACCGGTGGTGGTAGTAGTTACGGCTCTCAATCtaatgtcggaatagctatcgccGTGACGGTCATGGCTGGTCTCGCCGTGGCTGCCACTCTCGTTTACTCTAAtag GGGACACCTTCAATCACCATGGTCAAGAAGGAGAAGAAAACATGCTCTTCAGCCAAAACAATGGAAAACTTTatttgatgaagatggaagattgTGTGACGGTGGAGTGAAATTATTGAAGAAAGTTAGAAATGGA GGTGTTCATCCTGATCTAAGAGCTGAAGTCTGGCCGTTCCTTCTTGGGGT CTATGATCTTAAAAGTTCAGAAGAAGAACGAGGCAATATCAAAACAAAGAACAG GAAAGAGTATGAGAAGCTTAGGGAACAGTGTGAACAAACATATAAACAAAATGATCCAAATACTCCAATAACAGAAAAGTGTGGTACCAACAGCAACTGCAAAGAAGACAGCATAGATGATGGCGAAGTCGTAGATTCTTATCCGCTATATGATACCGCCGTTCCAACTGGTCATGATCAACCGTGTGATGGTGGTGACGGAAGTGAAATCACGGTCAAAAGTCAAACCGAGTCTTCAGATTCCGACTCTTCTGAAGAAGCTGATGACATTGGTGGTTCTCCCACACCTGAAAATGTCGCTGAAGAAACTGATGTCCGTAAGGATAACACCACATCCTCAAACAAGGGAGGATGTAAAGCGTCAAATTCATACAGGTCTGAAAGCTTTGCCACCTGGCAAAGAATAATTCGTCTGGACGCTATCCGTGCAAATGACGAATGGATTGTCTACACGCCATCTCAGGCAGCAGTGTGTTCAAAAAAGGCACATACGTTAGCCGAGAGTGTATGTCTAAAGGATTACAGTCACCTGGAAGCATGCAGGATTTTTCATGCCGCACGTTTAGTTTCGATTCTTGAAGCGTATACAATATACGACCCAGAAATCGGTTACTGTCAAGGAATGAGTGATTTACTTTCACCGATTATCTCAGTCGTAGAAGATGACAGTGAAGCTTTTTGGTGTTTTGTGGGTTTCATGAAAAAAGCCCGTCACAATTTCCGACTCGATGAGGTCGGGATACGAGGGCAATTAAATATAGTGTCGAAGATCATCAAGGGTAAAGACACGCATCTGTACCGTCATCTGGAGGACTTGCAGGCGGAGGATTGTTTCTTCGTGTACAGAATGGTGGTGGTTCTGTTTAGGAGGGAGCTTAGATTTGAACAGACGTTATGCCTTTGGGAGGTAATGTGGGCGGATCAAACAGCAATCAGGGCGGGAATCACGAAATCAGCATGGGGAAAGATGAGGCTGAGGGCCCCACCGACGGATGACTTGTTATTGTATGCGATTGCGGCGTGTGTATTGCAAAGGAGGAAGCTAATAATAGAGAAGTATAGCAGTATGGATGAGATATTGAGAGAGTGTAATAGCATGGCTGGACATTTGGATGTGTGGAAACTGCTTGATGATGCACATGACTTGGTGGTAACCCTCCATGACAAGATTTAG
- the LOC139846852 gene encoding rab GTPase-activating protein 22-like isoform X2, giving the protein MLASQQKQYLLKGLRRSHTSSSPSSASSSSPSSSSSSSSWILLRSVLLIVASSSSSSSSSSSSSSPISTNRGHLQSPWSRRRRKHALQPKQWKTLFDEDGRLCDGGVKLLKKVRNGGVHPDLRAEVWPFLLGVYDLKSSEEERGNIKTKNRKEYEKLREQCEQTYKQNDPNTPITEKCGTNSNCKEDSIDDGEVVDSYPLYDTAVPTGHDQPCDGGDGSEITVKSQTESSDSDSSEEADDIGGSPTPENVAEETDVRKDNTTSSNKGGCKASNSYRSESFATWQRIIRLDAIRANDEWIVYTPSQAAVCSKKAHTLAESVCLKDYSHLEACRIFHAARLVSILEAYTIYDPEIGYCQGMSDLLSPIISVVEDDSEAFWCFVGFMKKARHNFRLDEVGIRGQLNIVSKIIKGKDTHLYRHLEDLQAEDCFFVYRMVVVLFRRELRFEQTLCLWEVMWADQTAIRAGITKSAWGKMRLRAPPTDDLLLYAIAACVLQRRKLIIEKYSSMDEILRECNSMAGHLDVWKLLDDAHDLVVTLHDKI; this is encoded by the exons ATGTTGGCATCACAACAGAAACAGTATTTATTGAAAGGACTCCGGCGGAGTCACACTTCGTCGTCACCGTCATCGGCGTCATCGTCCTCTCCGTCGTCgtcgtcatcatcgtcatcgtgGATTCTTTTGCGATCAGTTCTATTAATTGTTgcttcgtcatcatcatcatcatcatcatcatcatcatcgtcctcACCAATTTCTACTAATAG GGGACACCTTCAATCACCATGGTCAAGAAGGAGAAGAAAACATGCTCTTCAGCCAAAACAATGGAAAACTTTatttgatgaagatggaagattgTGTGACGGTGGAGTGAAATTATTGAAGAAAGTTAGAAATGGA GGTGTTCATCCTGATCTAAGAGCTGAAGTCTGGCCGTTCCTTCTTGGGGT CTATGATCTTAAAAGTTCAGAAGAAGAACGAGGCAATATCAAAACAAAGAACAG GAAAGAGTATGAGAAGCTTAGGGAACAGTGTGAACAAACATATAAACAAAATGATCCAAATACTCCAATAACAGAAAAGTGTGGTACCAACAGCAACTGCAAAGAAGACAGCATAGATGATGGCGAAGTCGTAGATTCTTATCCGCTATATGATACCGCCGTTCCAACTGGTCATGATCAACCGTGTGATGGTGGTGACGGAAGTGAAATCACGGTCAAAAGTCAAACCGAGTCTTCAGATTCCGACTCTTCTGAAGAAGCTGATGACATTGGTGGTTCTCCCACACCTGAAAATGTCGCTGAAGAAACTGATGTCCGTAAGGATAACACCACATCCTCAAACAAGGGAGGATGTAAAGCGTCAAATTCATACAGGTCTGAAAGCTTTGCCACCTGGCAAAGAATAATTCGTCTGGACGCTATCCGTGCAAATGACGAATGGATTGTCTACACGCCATCTCAGGCAGCAGTGTGTTCAAAAAAGGCACATACGTTAGCCGAGAGTGTATGTCTAAAGGATTACAGTCACCTGGAAGCATGCAGGATTTTTCATGCCGCACGTTTAGTTTCGATTCTTGAAGCGTATACAATATACGACCCAGAAATCGGTTACTGTCAAGGAATGAGTGATTTACTTTCACCGATTATCTCAGTCGTAGAAGATGACAGTGAAGCTTTTTGGTGTTTTGTGGGTTTCATGAAAAAAGCCCGTCACAATTTCCGACTCGATGAGGTCGGGATACGAGGGCAATTAAATATAGTGTCGAAGATCATCAAGGGTAAAGACACGCATCTGTACCGTCATCTGGAGGACTTGCAGGCGGAGGATTGTTTCTTCGTGTACAGAATGGTGGTGGTTCTGTTTAGGAGGGAGCTTAGATTTGAACAGACGTTATGCCTTTGGGAGGTAATGTGGGCGGATCAAACAGCAATCAGGGCGGGAATCACGAAATCAGCATGGGGAAAGATGAGGCTGAGGGCCCCACCGACGGATGACTTGTTATTGTATGCGATTGCGGCGTGTGTATTGCAAAGGAGGAAGCTAATAATAGAGAAGTATAGCAGTATGGATGAGATATTGAGAGAGTGTAATAGCATGGCTGGACATTTGGATGTGTGGAAACTGCTTGATGATGCACATGACTTGGTGGTAACCCTCCATGACAAGATTTAG